GAAACAATTGGGATACCAGCTGGTCATTGGCGATGAAAAGGAAACAGCCCGTCACCTGCAGAAACTGATGGAATCGGTCAGAGGAACGCCCGAGGAGAACGTGGTACATGATCTTGCTCTGCGCAGTATGGCAAAAGCCCGTTACTCGGCAGATAACATCGGACACTTTGGTCTCGGGTTCAGTGATTACACCCACTTCACCTCACCCATCCGTCGCTATCCCGATTTGCTGGTGCACCGGTTGCTGATCAGGCACATCATCGGTCAGGAGGTTAAGCCATTTTATGGCTACGAGGCACTGGCCGGATTGGCGGAACAATGCAGCATGACCGAGCGAAAAGCAGTGGAAGCCGAACGTGAATCGGTGAAACTGATGCAGGTTGAGTACATGAAAAGCCGGATCGGGGATTCCTTCGATGCTATCATCAGTGGGGTCACCCAATATGGATTGTACGTTCAGGTACAGGACACCCTGGTGGAAGGCATGATCTCCATCCGGGATCTGAATGATGATTATTATACGTTTATTGAAAATGGACATGCCCTTCACGGAGAGCGCAAAAAACAGATTTACCGGCTCGGTGACCCGATCCGCGTGGTTTGTATGAATGCAGATCCGACCAAACGACAAATTGACTTTATCCCAGCCCGCTGAACGGGCGTGTAACCGGAGAGACCCGTATGAATGCATGGCGCAGTTGGCTTTTACTGGCGATCGGTTTTTGGACCACCCCCCTGTCTGCCCAGTTTTATTTTGGACAGAATAAAATTCAGTATCACGATTTTAACTGGAGCTTTATTCAGTCCGAACATTTCGATCTGTATTTCACCGATAACAATTACAAGCTGGCCGAATTTGCCATTAATGCGGCCGAATCGGCCTATGTGAAAATCAGAACCGATTTCAATTATTCGATCAATGCCCGCATCTCCTTCATCATTTACGGGGCACACAGTCAGTTCCAGCAGACCAATGTCATTCAGGGCAATCTGGATGAAGGGATTGGTGGTGTCACTGAACTGTTTAAAAACCGGATCGTCCTGCCCTTTCAGGGTGATTTTCAGCAGTTTGCTCACGTGATTCACCATGAACTGGTCCATGCCGTGATTAATGATATGTTCTATGGAGGCTCGCTTCAGAACGTGCTCTCCTCGGGAATTCAGCTGAATATTCCTCTCTGGTTCAATGAAGGTCTGGCCGAATTCAGCGCACTGGAATGGGATTCGAACACCGATCAGTTCATGCGGGATGCTGTTATTAACAATTATCTGAATCCGATCCCACAACTGTCGGGGTATTTTGCCTACCGGGGTGGACAAAGTGTCTGGTATTATGTTACCCAGAAATACGGCCGCGAGAAGATTGCAGAAATCCTCCAGCGGATCCGGTCGACACGGGACGTTCAGCAGGCCTTCGTCGGTGCCATTGGGCTTAATTACGAAGAGCTGACAGAACGGTGGATGACCGATCTGAAGAAGCGCTACTGGCCCGAAATCGCCGGGCGGACCGATGTGAATACCATTTCGAGGCGTCTGGTTAACCATCGGAAAGATGGCAGCAATTACAACACAAGTCCGACCATCAGTCCGAAAGGAGACCGGGTGGTTTACATGACCGATATTAATCAATATATCGATCTGTATGTTATGTCGGGCCTGGATGGGAAAAGCAGAAAAAAAGTGATCGATGGTCAGCGAAGCCGTGATTTTGAGGAGTTGCACCTGCTTACTCCGGGCGTGTCCTGGTCTCCCGATGGAAAACGGATTGCCGTTGCCACCAAAGCCGGAAATGAAGATGCCATCATGCTGATCGATGTCGATTCAGGAGAGGGCGAAAAAATAACGCTTGGTCTTGATGGAATTTTCAGTGTGGACTGGAGCCGGGATGGAAAACTGCTTGCTTTCCAGGGGCTGAAACACGGGCAATCCGACATTTTCATCTACAATCTTGAAACCAAAAACCTCCGGAATCTGACCAACGATCCCTTCAGCGACATGGATCCTTCCTTTTCACCCGATTCCCGCAAAGTGGTGTTTGTATCGGACCGTCAGTCCTACCAATCCGATTGGCTGGTGTCCTCGGGAACCCGGTTGCACGAACTCGATATACGGGCGAAGGATCTTTTTGAAATGGATACCGAAACGCGCCAGATCAAACGCCTGACCGACACACCCGGGATCGATGAAACCAATCCGGTCTATGTCGAAAGCAATGATCACCTCGTTTACATTTCGGACCAGAACGGAGCCTATAACATCTGGCATTCCAACCTGGTAACAGGAAAGATCAGACCCCTTACCGATTTCCTTCAGGGTGTTCAGCAGTTATCGGTTACTTACGATGGTTCCCGTCTGGTTTTTTCAGCCCTTTCCTTTGCAGGTTACGACATTTACAGCCTCAGCAATCCGCTCGATCTTTCTGTTCCCGGCGATTCTCTTACCCCAAACCAATGGGCCCGGTTCCGAGACTCTGGCAGGAAAGACCTCACCCGGTCCGATCTGGTTCAGGTAATTTCTGAGTCACCGGTGGCCGATAGCATTGCATCCTACGTGTTTGTCCCGGCCAATCCCGACGAACTGAAGGTTTTATCGGCCGATACACTCGATTTTTCCAACTATGATTTATCGGTTCCGGCCAATGCGGCCGAAAGCGGTTATTCCACCGTTTTCGGTACAGCTGAAAGCAACAAAACCGAAACCGGTGATTTCAGGGTTTATGATTACAAACTGAACTTTTCACCCGATCTGATCTATGGAAATGCCAGCGTCAGCAACCTGTATGGAGTGTACGGCCAGACCAATATGCTTTTCAGCGACATGCTCGGCAATCATCAGATCTTTTTCGCCACCAATCTGGTTCTGGATTTGAAGAACAGTGATTTGTACCTGGCCTATTACTACCTGCCCGAACGCCTCGATTATGGTGTTTTCGGGTATCATTCCAGCCGGTATCTGGGTGTGATCAACCGGTTTGGTTTTTTTGATGTGTACCGATACCGCAATTACGGAGGCGGACTGTCCATTGCCTACCCGCTCGATAAATTCAACCGGTTCTCCCTCGATCTGGGATATAGCATTCTCTCACGCGAGAACCTGGAGGATGTCAGCATTCCCATCGAGGAAACCTGGTTTTTTAATCCGCGCCTGCAGTTTATCCATGACACCTCCCTGTGGGGGGTAACCGGACCCGGAAATGGCTCCCGTTACGGTATCCAGTTATACTCCGTCCCCTCTGCTCTGAGTAATAAAGTGAACTTTTTCACCACTTCCTTCGATTACCGAACCTACTTCCGGATAACGGATTACACATCCTTTGCCATCCGGGCAGCAGGAGCCCTTTCCAATGGAGGAACGCCTCAGAAATTCTTTATCGGAGGGGTGGAAAACTGGCTGAATCTGCAAATCCGTAACCGGGAAAATTTTCCGCTCACCACACTCGAGGACTTCGTCTTTGCCGAAGCAGCGCTTCCGCTTCGGGGTCATGATCTGAATGCACAAAACGGGTCCCGGTATGCCATCACAAACTTTGAACTGCGCTACCCCATGCTTTTCTGGCTTCTGCCCGAAGTGGGTGACGATGCCATGGGAACCTTCTTCATGGGAACCCTTTTCACCGACCTTGGCACCGCCTGGTCCGAAGATCAGAAGCTGCAGCTGATGGGAATGAATGAAGAAAAAAACTGGGGTCTGCAGGATTTGCTCGCAGGATCCGGTATGGGAGTCCGTACCTATCTGGCGTACTTCCTCGTACGGTTCGATGTGGCCTGGCGCTGGGATTTCCGTCAATCTTCCAAACCTCAATATTATCTGAGCCTGGGTGCCGATTTCTGATCAGACTTCCCGATGGTTCAGCCGGTTTGGCTATCAGCCGCCGGGAATTGTTGTTCCTGAGTTCCGTCCCGGAACCCGGCTGATGGTGGTCATTCCGGCTTTGGCCGAACCAGAGCTTGACCGCACCCTTCAATCTCTTCATTCAGCCACCCTGCCCGGATTTCCCATCGATATACTGGTGGTTGTCAACCATCCGGAAGGCGCCACTCCCGGGATCATACAACAGTCTCAGGCCAACCTGACTACCTGCAAAGCGTGGGAGCACAGGTGGCAGAACCACGATCTCCGATTGATTACCATCCATGCTCCCGATTTACCTTCCAGACACGCCGGGGCGGGTCTGAGTCGTAAAATCGGCCTGGACCTGGCCGTTCTCATGGCGGATGGCCTTGCCAACCATCAGGTGATTCTCGCGAATCTCGATGCGGATTGCACGGTCTCAGACAATTATTTCATCAGCCTCAGCCAGCATTTTGCCACCGGTGCTCCCGACGGGGCCTCCCTCTATTTCGAACACGACCTGTCATTGGCAGAAGACGGACTTCACCGGCAGTCCATAATTGAGTATGAATTGTATCTGCGATATTACATTCGCGGGTTGCGTTTTGCAGGCTATCCGTTTGCCTTCCACACCGTGGGTTCCTCGATGGCCGTAACCATGGAGACTTATCTCGGATCTGGCGGTATGAATCGGCGTAAAGCAGGTGAGGATTTTTACTTCCTGCATAAAATCATTCCCAATGGACGCTTTACCGATCTGACATCCGCAACCGTCTTCCCTTCTCCCCGGCCATCGTGGCGAGTCCCCTTCGGGACCGGACGAACCATTTCCAATCGGCTGGAAACCGGGAGCACCGACTATCAGGTTTATTCACCTGCCATTTTTAAGGAACTGCGGTCATGGATCTCGGGAATCCACGAAAACGGTCTGAACCCACTCTGGTGGAATGAGTGGGAGCATCACGCCCCGCCCTCAATTGCCACCTTTCTGATCCGGCAGAACTTTTCATTGCGATTAACCACCATTTTCAACAATTCATCCACACCCGGGGCGGCTCTGCAAGGGTTCTGGAGATGGATGGATGGGTTTGCCATGCTCAAACTGGTTCACCACCTTCGCGATGAGGAGCACGGCACCACATCTGTGGAGCACGCCGCTTTTGAGCTGTTAAATCTTACCGGCAAAACCGCGTGCTCCGGTACCGGACCCCTGCTATCCCTTTATCGGGCTCTGGATAAGGCTGCTGAATGGTGAGTATCCGGCCTTAAAACAGAACGTGTTTTCAGGCAGGCGCAGAATATTCCTGTTCAGAATACACCTGGATCCGGGATGGACACAGACTCTGATGGAAAGAACGGACAGCGTCCTTTCAGACATTCTTTGTTTTTTGCGGAAAAACTGCAGGTGATTTCAGATTCAGGGAGGGTATAATCCAGCCGGTCGTTCAGAAACCGGACCGCCGTTTGAATCGCCAGAAAGCTGTCTCGTTTACAACAACGCGGACCGCCTTTGGATGCAATGGATGACAAGGCGGCAGCCGTGAGTTCCTGACACAGTCCCCAGGTCGATTCACTCAGCGGCGTGTTATCCGTCATGATACTCAGTGCAATACCGGTACCGACAGCCGCCCCGCAGGTACCAGTCATTCCGCAAAATCCACCGGGGACCAGCATAGACCGCTGATTGGCCTTGTCGATCCAGCGTGGTAAAGCCGATGGCTGTTTTGTTTGGTTTGCAACCGCTGTGAGAAGGACCGCAGGGACCAGGAAATGGTGTTCGGGTCCATGCAGGTGAATACCGGGCGCATGCATAATACGGTCGGCCAATCCGAGCGGATCTGTTTCATTGGTGGCCAGACAAACACGGCTGATCAGGTCGCGGCCTGAACTGGCATGACAGGCTGAACAGATGAAGTGGTCGTTTTCACACCGTACTTCTGAAAGTTGTTCGGTGCCGCACCAGACACATATCATGGGCGAAAGCCCGGTTTCGTAAACCAGGGCCGATCCGCAGATCAGGCAACCGGAAAGGTGAGTCTCAGAAACAGACATGTGAACCCCTTTTCACTGGTTCACAAATTGCGGAAAAAACGGGACAGGAACCGTTAAGCGATCATTAGAATTCGGTACTCAGTGATCAAACTCTGAGAAATAATCCTTCATGGGCTTGAAATAAAATTCCTTCCAGCCTTTCAGATATTCATCCGCCTGTCCTTCGGGAATTTTTGAGTGACGAAGCGTCAGATGGGTCCCGGTTCCCTTGGGTTCAAAGGTCAGTTCAAGCACAGAATCGGGAGCCCCGTCGGGAAAATCGGTGGTCCGCCAGCTTTGAACAATCCGGCTGTAAGGAATCAGTTCCAGATTGGTCCCATGAATATAGCCATCCCAAATGGTGAACTTCCCGTTTATCTCCGGATCGATTTCGGCATTTGAATCAATAAACGCCCCATGCTCATCGCTATCCATCCACGCGGTAAAAAGAATTTCCGGATTAACTGGAAAGGTTTCAGCGATCACGAAAGTCTGAGTCATGGCGTCCGGTTCCGTTTTCTGGTTGCTGACAGGAAGATACAGAAAAGCGTCAAGATAGGGAAACACGGCCCGGATCAGCCAATCCGGTTCGTATTTTTGCCGGATGAGTGATGATTCCGGGACCAATTACTTTATTGCCCCACAAGTGACACCCGGTGGACTGGACTACCTGCTGAGCACCGGCTGGCGGCATTTCGGACAGGTATTTTTTCGTTATCAGACACATGACTACAATGGGCAGACCTGCCGGGTGGTGCCCCTGAGAGTCCGGCTCGATGAATTTGAACTCTCCGACAGTCAGCGAAAAACCCTTCGGCGAAACCAGGACCTTTCCATCAGAACCGGCCCCACACGTCGCGTTGCCGACCTGGACCGGTTGTTCGATCTGCACAGGCAACGCTTTACCACAGAAGCGCCTGAATCTCTGGATGATTTTTTCCCGACTGAGGATCCGGCCACTTCACCATGCGACAACCAGACCATCGCCGTATTCAATGACTCCACCCTGATTGCTGCCAGCTTTCTCGATGTGGGACTGGAATCGGGCAGCAGTGTTTATGGCATGTTCGATCCTGACTGGTCAAAGCGGGGCCTGGGAATTCTGACCATGCTGGCGGAAATACAAATCTCCATCCAGCGGGGTCTAACCTGGTATTACCCCGGATATGCCTACCTGGAGCCATCGTTTTACGATTACAAGAAACAGTTTTTCGGCCTGGAAGGCTATCATTGGCCGTCTGAGCAATGGGTTCCATTGCCACGGTTTTTCGGAGAAGCAGAGTTTGATCTGGCGATTGGTTCTGCTAAGTAACGGTTGCAACTAACAGGCATGTTACCACGAAGGACATCATGGATTTTTTTGTTTTCAATTTGGACGCAAAGGCGCGAAGTCGCAAAGATTCATTTTGGTCTTCGATACTAGAACCTCAGCGTCCTTTGCGAATTCTTTGCGTCCTTGCGTTTTAATGCCTTTTAACGCAGAGGCGCCAGGGGTAAATACAGGAGAACGCAAAGGGTTTTTATATGGACGCAAAGGCGCGAAGTCGCAAAGATTTTTTTTTTTGTTTTTAATACAAAAACTCAGCGTCCTTTGCGAATTCTGTTTTTAATACAAAAACTCAGCGTCCTTTGCGAATTCTTTGCTGCCTTTGCGTTTAAATGCATTGCGTTTAAATGCATTTACAGGAAAGTGTTACTGAATAATCAGCCAGGTGGTGAAGACTGCCAGGCCCCAGATAAAGACCAGCCTGAGAAGGGTTCGGAAAAAGTCGGTTTCAAACATGGTTTTTTAGCCGGTTTTACGATCCGGAATTGGAACCGGTTTCGCCATTTTCCTTCCCCCCGACAACTGTTTACCGGAAGGAAAAGGGTGATACCAGATTTGACAAAATCCTCCCGGATCTTGCTTTGGATCACCCGTTTGCGTTACTTACCCGGGTTATGAGTTTCTCCTGTCCGCA
The sequence above is drawn from the Bacteroidota bacterium genome and encodes:
- a CDS encoding PD40 domain-containing protein, whose product is MNAWRSWLLLAIGFWTTPLSAQFYFGQNKIQYHDFNWSFIQSEHFDLYFTDNNYKLAEFAINAAESAYVKIRTDFNYSINARISFIIYGAHSQFQQTNVIQGNLDEGIGGVTELFKNRIVLPFQGDFQQFAHVIHHELVHAVINDMFYGGSLQNVLSSGIQLNIPLWFNEGLAEFSALEWDSNTDQFMRDAVINNYLNPIPQLSGYFAYRGGQSVWYYVTQKYGREKIAEILQRIRSTRDVQQAFVGAIGLNYEELTERWMTDLKKRYWPEIAGRTDVNTISRRLVNHRKDGSNYNTSPTISPKGDRVVYMTDINQYIDLYVMSGLDGKSRKKVIDGQRSRDFEELHLLTPGVSWSPDGKRIAVATKAGNEDAIMLIDVDSGEGEKITLGLDGIFSVDWSRDGKLLAFQGLKHGQSDIFIYNLETKNLRNLTNDPFSDMDPSFSPDSRKVVFVSDRQSYQSDWLVSSGTRLHELDIRAKDLFEMDTETRQIKRLTDTPGIDETNPVYVESNDHLVYISDQNGAYNIWHSNLVTGKIRPLTDFLQGVQQLSVTYDGSRLVFSALSFAGYDIYSLSNPLDLSVPGDSLTPNQWARFRDSGRKDLTRSDLVQVISESPVADSIASYVFVPANPDELKVLSADTLDFSNYDLSVPANAAESGYSTVFGTAESNKTETGDFRVYDYKLNFSPDLIYGNASVSNLYGVYGQTNMLFSDMLGNHQIFFATNLVLDLKNSDLYLAYYYLPERLDYGVFGYHSSRYLGVINRFGFFDVYRYRNYGGGLSIAYPLDKFNRFSLDLGYSILSRENLEDVSIPIEETWFFNPRLQFIHDTSLWGVTGPGNGSRYGIQLYSVPSALSNKVNFFTTSFDYRTYFRITDYTSFAIRAAGALSNGGTPQKFFIGGVENWLNLQIRNRENFPLTTLEDFVFAEAALPLRGHDLNAQNGSRYAITNFELRYPMLFWLLPEVGDDAMGTFFMGTLFTDLGTAWSEDQKLQLMGMNEEKNWGLQDLLAGSGMGVRTYLAYFLVRFDVAWRWDFRQSSKPQYYLSLGADF
- a CDS encoding family 2 glycosyl transferase → MPISDQTSRWFSRFGYQPPGIVVPEFRPGTRLMVVIPALAEPELDRTLQSLHSATLPGFPIDILVVVNHPEGATPGIIQQSQANLTTCKAWEHRWQNHDLRLITIHAPDLPSRHAGAGLSRKIGLDLAVLMADGLANHQVILANLDADCTVSDNYFISLSQHFATGAPDGASLYFEHDLSLAEDGLHRQSIIEYELYLRYYIRGLRFAGYPFAFHTVGSSMAVTMETYLGSGGMNRRKAGEDFYFLHKIIPNGRFTDLTSATVFPSPRPSWRVPFGTGRTISNRLETGSTDYQVYSPAIFKELRSWISGIHENGLNPLWWNEWEHHAPPSIATFLIRQNFSLRLTTIFNNSSTPGAALQGFWRWMDGFAMLKLVHHLRDEEHGTTSVEHAAFELLNLTGKTACSGTGPLLSLYRALDKAAEW
- a CDS encoding SAM-dependent methyltransferase, yielding MSVSETHLSGCLICGSALVYETGLSPMICVWCGTEQLSEVRCENDHFICSACHASSGRDLISRVCLATNETDPLGLADRIMHAPGIHLHGPEHHFLVPAVLLTAVANQTKQPSALPRWIDKANQRSMLVPGGFCGMTGTCGAAVGTGIALSIMTDNTPLSESTWGLCQELTAAALSSIASKGGPRCCKRDSFLAIQTAVRFLNDRLDYTLPESEITCSFSAKNKECLKGRCPFFPSESVSIPDPGVF
- a CDS encoding SRPBCC domain-containing protein, whose product is MTQTFVIAETFPVNPEILFTAWMDSDEHGAFIDSNAEIDPEINGKFTIWDGYIHGTNLELIPYSRIVQSWRTTDFPDGAPDSVLELTFEPKGTGTHLTLRHSKIPEGQADEYLKGWKEFYFKPMKDYFSEFDH
- a CDS encoding arginine-tRNA-protein transferase, which produces MSDDSGTNYFIAPQVTPGGLDYLLSTGWRHFGQVFFRYQTHDYNGQTCRVVPLRVRLDEFELSDSQRKTLRRNQDLSIRTGPTRRVADLDRLFDLHRQRFTTEAPESLDDFFPTEDPATSPCDNQTIAVFNDSTLIAASFLDVGLESGSSVYGMFDPDWSKRGLGILTMLAEIQISIQRGLTWYYPGYAYLEPSFYDYKKQFFGLEGYHWPSEQWVPLPRFFGEAEFDLAIGSAK